The DNA window TTAATTTATTAAAAATTTTAGTTACAAGATATCTGGAAGTATTTGTATTGCTTGCTATATTTTCATGAGTATAACCTTCAATGAGGATATTTTTTACTTTATTAGGATCTTGTGTGGCGCCAATCCTCAAAATAAATTCTACTATTCTTTCTTCGCTGGAGTAGAATTTATTGTAAACTAAATGAAGCAAGGTGATGTTGTAAGCTCTTGCCATACTGGTGGTGAAGTATAAATAATAATCTGGGTTTGTTTTCAGTAATTTTTGAACTATAATTTTTGGAACAAAAGAAATCTGGGTATCTTTTGTGAAATGAATCGTGTAGTTTTGCGTCAGGTTAGAAAGCATTTCAATTTCTCCAAGCACACCTCCACTTTTAATACGATATATTAACTGCTCTTTACCTGAAATCTCTTCCA is part of the uncultured Ilyobacter sp. genome and encodes:
- a CDS encoding Crp/Fnr family transcriptional regulator — its product is MNREYLELFDKTKFEEVSNFFLNKVGVLGKIKKFFKNDILCFDAGKELLIIQNGEIDVSLEEISGKEQLIYRIKSGGVLGEIEMLSNLTQNYTIHFTKDTQISFVPKIIVQKLLKTNPDYYLYFTTSMARAYNITLLHLVYNKFYSSEERIVEFILRIGATQDPNKVKNILIEGYTHENIASNTNTSRYLVTKIFNKLKDRKIIEINPKKIFILDIDKLKEYREKIRKD